A window from Fragaria vesca subsp. vesca linkage group LG5, FraVesHawaii_1.0, whole genome shotgun sequence encodes these proteins:
- the LOC101313421 gene encoding AP2/ERF and B3 domain-containing transcription factor At1g51120-like: MALEIEEDLSSTGSNACTTTRLKRRYQAEESVSSITGLLVQENKRLSHGGSNLSANTNFKGVVLQPNGRWGAQIYAKHNRVWLGTFDSKVKAAMAYDSAAIKLRNGENCQRNFAGTKLTVQEQHFQNLYSEEAVLNMIKDGSYQARFVEFLMAHQVMQKVGMAESKNSVRLDRQLFQKELTPSDVGTLNRLVIPKNYATKYFPAPDAQLSFYDENNMTWNFKYCYWKSSQSFVFTKGWNRFVKAFKLKANDTIRFYECHSTSEGDKEAKPFYMIKFDRAEVVEDAKQVNGDTKTVKLFGVVIGIGEE, encoded by the coding sequence ATGGCTTTGGAAATTGAAGAGGATTTGTCAAGTACGGGCTCAAACGCATGCACAACAACAAGGTTGAAGAGGAGATATCAAGCAGAAGAATCTGTTTCAAGCATCACTGGTTTATTGGTTCAAGAGAATAAGCGCTTGAGTCATGGGGGCAGCAATTTGTCAGCGAATACCAACTTTAAAGGAGTTGTGCTGCAGCCTAATGGCCGCTGGGGAGCTCAGATCTATGCCAAACACAATAGGGTTTGGCTTGGAACATTTGATTCTAAGGTTAAAGCAGCCATGGCTTATGATAGTGCTGCAATCAAGCTTCGCAACGGAGAGAATTGTCAAAGGAACTTTGCAGGGACCAAATTAACTGTTCAAGAGCAACACTTTCAAAATCTCTATAGCGAAGAAGCCGTGCTCAACATGATCAAGGACGGGTCTTACCAGGCTAGGTTTGTCGAATTTCTTATGGCTCACCAGGTCATGCAGAAAGTAGGAATGGCCGAGTCGAAGAACTCAGTTAGGTTGGACAGACAACTCTTTCAAAAAGAACTGACGCCAAGCGATGTTGGCACGCTGAACAGACTCGTCATACCTAAAAATTATGCTACTAAATACTTCCCTGCGCCTGATGCACAGCTCTCATTTTATGATGAAAACAACATGACATGGAACTTCAAGTACTGTTATTGGAAGAGCAGCCAAAGCTTTGTGTTCACCAAGGGTTGGAATCGGTTTGTAAAGGCTTTCAAATTGAAAGCCAATGATACTATCAGATTCTATGAGTGCCACAGTACTAGTGAAGGAGATAAGGAGGCCAAGCCATTCTACATGATTAAATTCGACAGGGCTGAAGTTGTTGAAGATGCCAAACAAGTTAATGGCGACACTAAAACAGTTAAGCTCTTCGGTGTTGTCATCGGCATAGGTGAAGAATGA
- the LOC101313126 gene encoding lachrymatory-factor synthase-like, with product MKNLSATTTLTSPTWRFGPLQPYCSLGATELLQLLQRELLSPKWESQASAQLKGSKAHEVWPLLADFCNLDKWFPNLHTCYRVQGVSGQPGLVRYCEMKRDETTLWAKEKLLMIDPINQSITYEVGDNNLGLKSYVATVPVVPINNNNGCKIEWSYVCNPIEGSSLEEFQSFVEYCLQGIAKKMELALVSNNTTSYSMGDEPCTFFLIF from the exons ATGAAGAACCTGTCGGCGACCACTACTCTGACCTCTCCTACTTGGCGCTTCGGCCCGCTGCAACCATATTGTAGTCTTGGTGCTACGGAGCTGCTACAATTGCTTCAGCGGGAGCTGCTATCG CCAAAATGGGAAAGCCAAGCCTCTGCCCAGCTCAAAGGCTCAAAAGCGCATGAGGTTTGGCCTCTCCTGGCGGACTTCTGCAACCTAGACAAGTGGTTCCCCAACCTCCACACTTGTTACCGTGTCCAAGGAGTTTCCGGCCAACCTGGTCTCGTTCGGTACTGCGAGATGAAGAGAGACGAGACTACCCTGTGGGCCAAAGAGAAGCTACTCATGATCGATCCAATCAACCAATCTATCACCTACGAGGTTGGTGACAATAACTTGGGTCTCAAGTCATATGTTGCAACAGTGCCAGTAGTCCCCATCAACAACAACAATGGCTGCAAGATCGAGTGGTCGTATGTTTGTAATCCGATTGAGGGCTCAAGCTTGGAAGAATTTCAATCCTTCGTCGAGTACTGTCTCCAAGGGATAGCAAAGAAGATGGAGCTTGCTCTTGTGTCTAATAACACTACTAGCTATAGCATGGGTGATGAACCTTGTACGTTTTTTTTAATATTCTAA
- the LOC101302941 gene encoding uncharacterized protein LOC101302941, which translates to MAGGAGGGALNTQALSLLAAVNNHGDLAVKLSSLKQAKDLLLSIDSSSAADLFPYLVELQSSPETLVRLSLIQVIEEIGLRAMEESSVLMSVLLAFLRDSDSLVARQSIVSGTNVFVGVLEELTLQFHRRGKIEIWLEELWSWMVKFKDAVFTIAVQPGSAGTKLLALKFLETYVLLFTSDTDDSEKPIAEGCRRGFNISWLVGRHPILDSYMLMSEANRALGILLNLLQSAGSLRGSLTIAIVNCMMTSSLMRK; encoded by the exons ATGGCCGGAGGAGCAGGCGGCGGAGCTCTCAACACCCAAGCGCTCTCTCTCCTCGCCGCCGTCAACAACCACGGCGATTTGGCTGTCAAGCTCTCCTCTTTAAAACAGGCCAAGGATTTGCTCCTCTCCATCGACTCCTCCTCCGCCGCCGACCTTTTCCCCTACTTGGTCGAGCTCCAGTCCTCCCCCGAAACCCTCGTCCGCTTATCTCTCATCCA GGTGATCGAGGAGATTGGCTTGAGAGCGATGGAGGAGTCATCTGTACTGATGTCTGTCCTATTGGCGTTTTTGAGAGACAGTGATTCTCTTGTCGCAAGGCAATCTATAGTTAGTGGCACGAATGTTTTTGTCGGTGTCTTGGAGGAGTTGACGTTGCAG TTTCACCGGAGGGGTAAAATTGAGATATGGCTTGAAGAACTTTGGTCGTGGATGGTTAAGTTCAAGGATGCTGTATTCACCATTGCAGTACAG CCTGGTTCTGCTGGAACAAAGTTGCTCGCGTTGAAATTTTTGGAAACATATGTTTTGCTATTCACATCAGACACCGACGATTCTGAAAAACCTATCGCAGAAG GATGTAGAAGAGGTTTCAATATTTCGTGGCTGGTTGGGAGACACCCTATTCTCGACTCGTACATGCTCATGTCAGAAGCAAATAGGGCTCTTGGAATTCTATTGAATTTGTTGCAGTCAGCTGGTAGTCTTCGGGGTTCCTTGACAATTGCCATTGTTAATTG CATGATGACCAGCTCTCTTATGAGGAAGTAA
- the LOC101303228 gene encoding symplekin-like, with translation MNAGDAADQVIRQVDKMLKYNERASRDARSGKDDHQSSQLPVSGDLVRKRPSPLDVEESANGHEIPSKRSRYTHEAYSTLPVQKNDSGWDTTSVNGVSSELPMLDGEVTPVEQMITVIGALLAEGERGAESLEILVSTIHPDLLADIVITNMRHLPKMPPPLARPGLPVARQIGSLSSSAQVISESPTSSVQSPVLAAQMSFSSATVNSLSVADTSNVNNLPADSKRDPRRDPRRLDPRSIAVSAELASSPAVEDTTSMQSDIDGSVSLNKLNSHPILTTVESTLVTPNPKTESDGMILDGQLVSGTDQPTPMDEILDGPVEDDPTLKVNVSSDLTDSRVQTDEDLEAMPLSDVGLADDDYTTSFIESDQRSPALSNTSEEICQDLPDVPIYIELTQEQKQRLGHMAVERIIQSYKHLHGTDYSQMRLALLARLVAQIDVDDEIIVMLHKHIVVDYQQKKGHELVLHILYHLEALALSESVESSTFAVMYEKFLLAVAKCLLESFPASDKSFSRLLGEVPVLPNSTLKLLDDLCYSDVIDQHGKDVRDTERVTQGLGAVWSLILGRPQYRQSCLDITLKCAVHPQDDIRTRGVRLVANKLYQLSYISEVIEKFATDMLLSAVEQPTSGIEHSQSESTGRKTDGTLGSQETSVNHVQNLEFANSENDSITKERPVSMMSIPEVQRLISLFFALCTKKPSLIQLVFNTYGCAPQAVKQAFDRNIPVLIRALGSSNTDLLHIISDPPQGSENLLMLVLQQLTQERTPSSDLIGTVKHLYETKLKDVTILIPMLSSLTKNEVLPIFPRLVALPLEKFQTALAHILQGSAHTGPALTPAEVLVSIHNIVPDKEGLTLKKITDVCSACFEQRTVFTQQVLAKALNQMVDQTPIPLLFMRTVIQAIDAFPSLVDFVMEILSKLVRKQVWRMPKLWVGFLKCASQTQPHSFHVLLQLPPPQLESALNKYANVKGPLAAYASQASIKASLSRPTLAVLGLANEPHLHQSHLSSPPFHPTDATSSTPT, from the exons ATGAATGCTGGGGATGCTGCTGATCAAGTAATCCGCCAAGTTGATAAAATGCTAAAATACAATGAGCGGGCTTCACGTGATGCTCGGTCTGGAAAG GATGATCACCAGTCAAGCCAACTGCCTGTTTCAGGGGACCTGGTAAGAAAAAGACCTTCACCTCTTGATGTTGAAGAGTCAGCTAATGGTCATGAGATACCTTCCAAGCGAAGTCGTTATACTCATGAAGCCTATTCAACATTGCCAGTTCAAAAGAATGATTCTGGGTGGGATACAACTTCTGTAAATGGAGTGTCCTCTGAGCTTCCTATGCTAGATGGTGAGGTGACTCCTGTGGAGCAAATGATTACTGTAATTGGTGCATTGCTTGCTGAAGGAGAAAGAGGTGCTGAATCACTTGAAATTCTTGTTTCGACAATCCATCCTGATCTGTTGGCCGATATTGTAATAACGAATATGAGGCACTTGCCGAAGATGCCGCCACCCTTAGCAAGGCCAGGGCTGCCAGTTGCTCGGCAGATAGGTTCTTTAAGTAGTTCGGCACAAGTTATCTCAGAGTCTCCAACATCATCTGTGCAGTCTCCAGTTTTGGCTGCCCAAATGTCTTTTTCTTCAGCAACTGTTAACAGCTTATCAGTTGCTGATACTTCCAATGTGAATAATCTTCCCGCTGATTCCAAGCGTGACCCACGAAGG GATCCTCGTCGCCTTGATCCACGGAGTATAGCAGTTTCTGCTGAACTGGCATCCTCTCCCGCTGTAGAGGATACTACTTCTATGCAATCTGACATCGATGGTTCAGTTTCCTTAAATAAGCTTAATTCACATCCGATTTTGACCACTGTTGAATCTACTTTAGTAACTCCCAATCCCAAAACAGAAAGTGATGGTATGATTTTGGATGGTCAATTGGTTTCTGGAACTGACCAACCAACTCCCATGGATGAGATTCTGGATGGACCTGTCGAAGATGACCCTACTTTGAAGGTGAATGTATCTTCAGATCTAACAGATTCTCGTGTGCAAACTGATGAGGACCTTGAAGCAATGCCATTATCAGATGTTGGATTAGCAGATGATGATTATACCACATCTTTTATAGAATCTGATCAGCGTTCTCCTGCCCTTTCAAACACATCTGAAGAGATATGTCAGGACCTGCCTGATGTTCCCATATATATTGAGTTGACACAAGAGCAGAAACAAAGACTAGGGCATATGGCTGTTGAGCGAATTATTCAATCATACAAGCATTTGCACGGAACAGATTATAGTCAGATGCGCTTGGCATTACTAGCTCGATTGGTTGCTCAG ATTGATGTGGATGATGAAATTATTGTGATGCTGCATAAACATATAGTTGTGGATTACCAACAGAAAAAG GGGCATGAGCTAGTATTGCATATCTTGTACCATCTGGAAGCTCTGGCTCTGTCCGAATCAGTTGAAAGCTCCACATTTGCTGTTATGTATGAAAAGTTCCTCCTGGCAGTG GCTAAGTGTTTGCTGGAGTCCTTTCCAGCTTCAGACAAGTCATTTAGTAGACTTCTTGGCGAAGTTCCAGTCCTGCCCAACTCCACTTTGAAACTACTAGATGATCTCTGCTATTCTGATGTTATTGATCAACATGGAAAAGATGTTAGGGACACTGAACGTGTCACTCAGGGACTTGGTGCTGTCTGGAGTTTAATTCTAGGGCGGCCACAATATCGACAAAGCTGCTTAGACATCACTTTGAAG TGTGCTGTTCATCCACAAGATGACATCCGCACCAGAGGTGTCCGACTG GTGGCAAACAAACTCTATCAGTTGAGTTACATATCAGAAGTTATTGAAAAATTTGCGACAGATATGTTGTTGTCTGCTGTTGAACAGCCTACATCAGGTATAGAGCATTCACAATCGGAGTCCACAGGGCGAAAAACTGATGGAACG TTGGGAAGCCAAGAAACATCAGTTAATCATGTGCAAAATTTGGAGTTCGCAAATTCTGAAAATGATTCCATAACGAAGGAACGACCAGTGTCAATGATGTCAATTCCTGAAGTTCAGCGACTCATTTCTTTGTTTTTTGCTTTATGTACAAAG AAACCTAGTCTTATTCAACTTGTATTTAATACTTACGGGTGTGCCCCACAAGCTGTAAAGCAG GCGTTTGATCGCAATATTCCTGTTCTTATAAGGGCCCTAGGGTCGTCAAATACAGATTTGCTTCACATCATATCTGATCCTCCGCAAGGAAGTGAAAACCTTTTGATGTTG GTGCTGCAACAATTGACTCAAGAGAGAACACCATCGTCTGATCTGATAGGCACTGTTAAACATTTGTATGAAACTAAATTAAAG GATGTCACAATTCTCATTCCAATGTTGTCTTCACTTACTAAAAATGAG GTTTTACCTATATTCCCTCGGCTTGTTGCCCTTCCATTAGAAAAATTCCAGACTGCACTTGCTCACATACTCCAG GGTTCAGCTCATACAGGTCCAGCTTTGACTCCTGCAGAAGTGTTGGTTTCCATCCACAATATTGTTCCCGACAAAGAAGGCCTCACACTTAAGAAG ATAACAGATGTTTGCTCAGCTTGTTTTGAGCAGCGCACAGTTTTCACGCAGCAGGTCTTGGCAAAGGCTTTGAATCAGATG GTTGATCAAACTCCCATTCCTCTTCTCTTTATGAGAACAGTTATTCAGGCAATTGATGCCTTTCCTTCATTG GTTGATTTTGTTATGGAAATACTTTCTAAACTCGTAAGGAAACAG GTTTGGAGAATGCCAAAGCTTTGGGTAGGGTTCTTGAAATGTGCTTCTCAAACCCAGCCACATTCTTTCCATGTATTGTTGCAG TTGCCACCCCCACAACTCGAAAGTGCTTTGAACAAGTATGCGAATGTCAAAGGTCCCCTCGCTGCATATGCTAGCCAGGCTAGTATAAAAGCTTCGCTCTCTAG ACCAACACTTGCAGTTCTTGGTCTTGCAAATGAACCGCATTTGCACCAATCGCATTTGTCATCACCACCGTTTCACCCTACAGATGCAACTTCATCAACTCCAACATGA
- the LOC101302656 gene encoding ubiquitin-fold modifier-conjugating enzyme 1-like, with protein sequence MEGWDPNTKSTLTQIPLLTTKAGPRDGPAWTQRLKEEYKSLIAYTQMNKSNDNDWFRISAANPEGTRWTGTCWYVHNLLRYEFDLQFDIPVTYPATAPELELPQLDGKTQKMYRGGKICLTVHFKPLWAKNCPRFGIAHALCLGLAPWLAAEIPILVDSGMVKHKDDAATSAES encoded by the exons ATGGAGGGTTGGGACCCGAACACGAAGTCGACGCTGACCCAGATCCCGCTCCTGACCACCAAGGCCGGACCCCGAGACGGACCGGCGTGGACCCAGCGGCTCAAAGAGGAGTACAAGTCGCTGATCGCCTACACCCAGATGAACAAGTCCAACGACAACGATTGGTTCCGAATCTCCGCCGCCAATCCCGAAGGGACACGTTGGACCGGCACGTGCTGGTACGTCCACAACCTCCTCAGGTATGAGTTCGACCTCCAGTTCGATATTCCCGTCACCTACCCCGCCACCGCGCCTGAGCTCGAGCTCCCCCAGCTCGATGGAAAAACCCAAAAG ATGTATAGAGGAGGGAAGATTTGCTTGACCGTGCATTTCAAGCCGCTCTGGGCCAAAAACTG CCCTAGATTTGGTATAGCACATGCTCTCTGTTTGGGTCTTGCTCCATGGCTTGCAGCAGAGATTCCCATTCTTGTGGATTCTGGTATGGTCAAGCACAAAGATGATGCAGCAACATCGGCCGAATCTTAG
- the LOC101303518 gene encoding probable beta-1,4-xylosyltransferase IRX9H-like, with protein MASIRRTLSPKFRDRPYLNGGSPFSVQSPSSQKSFSSSKYSSSPLVSAFIAFAVAVRRFLAGALLQRAPRKGQQWRRAFFRCLMFFFLGFLLGLVPFGHVDDDDAEIRRSHGFSFDIKPPHVNVQFDGGDQVVKRREDLVLNVSSAVVEAEEKSNDVAVEEKSDVVAAEEKSDDVAAEEKSDDVVETTAEAGMVPRKQVIVVTPTYNRAFQAYFLNRVAQLLRLVPPPLLWIVVETKAASPETADVLRKSGVMYRHLVCVNNSTSAKDRGVYQRNTALEHIERHKLDGIVYFGDDDNIYTLDLFDSLREINRFGTWPVAMLAPSKNKAILEGPVCNGSQVNGWHTNDKSKRLRRFHVDMSGFAFNSTILWDPKRWHRRTSVPIRQLDSVKEGFQETTFIEQVVEDERQMEGTPAGCSKVMNWHLHLQALNHVYPKGWQLQKNLDVVLPIQ; from the exons ATGGCGTCGATCCGGAGAACTCTTTCGCCGAAGTTCCGGGACCGGCCGTACCTCAACGGCGGCTCTCCGTTTTCAGTCCAATCGCCGTCGTCGCAGAAGTCCTTCTCCAGCTCCAAGTACTCTTCTTCGCCGCTTGTCTCGGCGTTTATAGCGTTCGCCGTCGCGGTCCGGCGATTCCTCGCCGGCGCTCTGTTGCAGCGAGCGCCGCGGAAAGGCCAGCAGTGGCGGCGAGCGTTTTTCAGGTGCTTGATGTTCTTCTTCCTAGGGTTCTTGCTCGGCCTGGTCCCGTTCGGCCACGTCGACGACGACGACGCCGAGATTCGCCGCAGCCACGGCTTCAGCTTCGACATCAAGCCGCCGCACGTCAATGTCCAATTCGACGGCGGAGATCAAGTCGTGAAACGCCGAGAGGATCTCGTCTTGAACGTCAGCTCCGCCGTGGTGGAGGCGGAGGAGAAGTCCAATGACGTGGCGGTGGAGGAGAAGTCCGATGTCGTGGCGGCGGAAGAGAAGTCCGATGACGTGGCGGCGGAAGAGAAGTCTGATGACGTGGTGGAGACGACGGCGGAGGCGGGGATGGTGCCGAGGAAGCAGGTGATTGTGGTGACGCCGACATACAACCGCGCATTTCAAGCCTACTTCTTGAACAGGGTGGCGCAGCTGCTGAGACTTGTACCTCCGCCGCTGCTTTGGATTGTGGTGGAGACCAAAGCCGCGTCGCCGGAGACTGCTGATGTTTTGAGGAAGAGTGGAGTCATGTACAGGCATTTGGTGTGTGTCAACAACTCGACCAGCGCTAAGGACCGAGGCGTGTATCAGAGGAACACGGCGTTGGAGCACATTGAGCGCCATAAGCTCGACGGCATTGTGTATTTTGGGGATGATGACAACATATACACCCTCGACTTGTTCGATAGCTTGAGAGAAATCAA CCGTTTTGGGACTTGGCCTGTTGCTATGTTAGCACCAAGCAAGAACAAGGCCATATTGGAAGGTCCAGTATGCAATGGGAGCCAAGTAAATGGATGGCACACAAATGATAAAAGCAAGAGACTTCGTAGGTTTCATGTTGATATGTCAGGATTTGCCTTCAATAGCACAATATTGTGGGATCCGAAGAGATGGCACCGCCGAACGTCTGTTCCAATTCGGCAATTAGATTCAGTGAAGGAGGGTTTCCAA GAGACTACTTTCATAGAACAAGTGGTTGAAGATGAACGTCAAATGGAAGGTACGCCAGCTGGTTGTTCAAAAGTAATGAACTGGCATCTTCATTTGCAAGCTCTTAATCATGTCTATCCCAAAGGCTGGCAACTTCAGAAGAACCTTGATGTTGTTCTCCCCATTCAGTGA